From the genome of Vitis riparia cultivar Riparia Gloire de Montpellier isolate 1030 chromosome 2, EGFV_Vit.rip_1.0, whole genome shotgun sequence:
caacaaaaacttcatttagCACATCATCCTCACCATTTGTGGAGGCCAGGAGCTCTGCATCCTTATCTTCATCATTGGAAAAATCCCGCCTTTCAAGCTTGGAATGGGCTGCAATGAATATCATCTTCTGAGCCCTGTACATGCCTGCCCTTGAGTGCCCATTGGCGCAAACCCATCTCAAGAAAGACAAATTGCACTTAAATCCACATGAGGTTGCATGAAGGAAGATAAGCCTAACTGCAACTTTTGCTAGTGACTTGAACTCCGTGAGGTAAGTTTCCCACACAAGCCTGCTGCTCTGAGGGTTTGCAGTTTTCATTTTTCCGGTAATGGGGTCCCTCTCCTTCAACTGAACAGCCTGCGCGTAGACTGGTTCGAGCCCATCCGTTCTCCATTTCATGAGCTCCATTAGCGCAATATGAGCCTCCTCCCTCGATACAAGCCGAGTTATGAGCTTGTCCACATCTTTCTCCTGATCGGGTGTCAAACATTTGAATGGCGGAAGGTACTTCCCACTAGTGTCCCTAATCAAATAAAGTGGATCAAGTATAAAGGCAGCGGCCCAAGCTGGGTGATAGTTCTTTTTGAACCGCCTGTCAATCACCTTCTCCACAGGTGCTTCATCAATGTGGAACTTGGAACACCAGTCCTTCACCTTTGCTCTAAGCTCATTCCAAAGTGGGAGGCATTGCCCAACTAGTGGCCTTTCTGTCTCAATTTCCTGAGCCATTTCCTTGATCAATTTAACCAGTGAATGCACCGCTTCCAATTCACTCCAAAACCTCATATCTCTTCCCATCTCTGCAAATTCTCTGGCAATTGGGTCCTCTACTGATACTATCTTATATGATTCATCTATAAGAACCAACTGTAGTGCTCGAGCTGAATTCAATATATCCTCCAGCATTGTGTACACAGGTTCAAAGTTCAATTTCTCATGCTCTCGAACTGGTACTCTTAGTAATTCAACATGCCTGTACTCCTGCAACTGATACTTCTGAAAGATGTTACGAACTTGAGAGTGGTTATTAACAAAATTTGCAACCTTCAAACAATTCTCAGTGACTTTCTGAAATAAAGGAAGCTCTTTGCTAAAATCCTTAATCAAACTATTGAACCCTTGATACTGGCAAGAAAGATTAACCATCCAATGATTCTGATTCTCTAAATTCTTCAATGCCTTGGCCTTAAACTTGTCTGCAACTACCCCTACACATTGCTGCACAGCATTCCCGCAAATGCCTGTAATTGTCTCCCACAAAACCTCCTCCGCATACTTGGGAGGAACATTCCCACTAACAAACACTGCCCTCCTGAAAACACTAGTCCCATTTGGGAGATTCACAGTTAAATTCACCAAATTTTCTGCACCCAGAAACCCATGATGCTTTGGTTGCCAACCATCAGAGGCAATTTGAAAGAACATGGCGTCTCGAATTCTAGCTTCTGACTCAGCCTTGGCTTCTTCGAACTTGGCATCCAATCTAGGACCAGCGAACTCCCTCCGAGAAATCGCCGGCAATCCGACTTGATT
Proteins encoded in this window:
- the LOC117933455 gene encoding uncharacterized protein LOC117933455 isoform X3, whose protein sequence is MAATNTTPPIDSSSAEELTAKAVHKRYEGLVMVRTKAIKGKGAWYWAHLEPLLVHNNDTGLPKAVKLRCSLCEAVFSASNPSRTASEHLKRGTCPNFNSVPKPISSISPSSMASPSSSVQHNHRKRSSSSSGGGGGGVGGGGSSASYQVSPLAMVDPSRFCGELAYSPAVSTTVVTASTGSLLPQQHLMLSGGKEDLGALAMLEDSVKKLKSPKTSPGPALSKTQIDSAFDFLADWLYESCGSVSFSSLDHPKFRAFLNQVGLPAISRREFAGPRLDAKFEEAKAESEARIRDAMFFQIASDGWQPKHHGFLGAENLVNLTVNLPNGTSVFRRAVFVSGNVPPKYAEEVLWETITGICGNAVQQCVGVVADKFKAKALKNLENQNHWMVNLSCQYQGFNSLIKDFSKELPLFQKVTENCLKVANFVNNHSQVRNIFQKYQLQEYRHVELLRVPVREHEKLNFEPVYTMLEDILNSARALQLVLIDESYKIVSVEDPIAREFAEMGRDMRFWSELEAVHSLVKLIKEMAQEIETERPLVGQCLPLWNELRAKVKDWCSKFHIDEAPVEKVIDRRFKKNYHPAWAAAFILDPLYLIRDTSGKYLPPFKCLTPDQEKDVDKLITRLVSREEAHIALMELMKWRTDGLEPVYAQAVQLKERDPITGKMKTANPQSSRLVWETYLTEFKSLAKVAVRLIFLHATSCGFKCNLSFLRWVCANGHSRAGMYRAQKMIFIAAHSKLERRDFSNDEDKDAELLASTNETMDKNIVGLEMPP
- the LOC117933455 gene encoding uncharacterized protein LOC117933455 isoform X2, translating into MAATNTTPPIDSSSAEELTAKAVHKRYEGLVMVRTKAIKGKGAWYWAHLEPLLVHNNDTGLPKAVKLRCSLCEAVFSASNPSRTASEHLKRGTCPNFNSVPKPISSISPSSMASPSSSVQHNHRKRSSSSSGGGGGGVGGGGSSASYQVSPLAMVDPSRFCGELAYSPAVSTTVVTASTGSLLPQQHLMLSGGKEDLGALAMLEDSVKKLKSPKTSPGPALSKTQIDSAFDFLADWLYESCGSVSFSSLDHPKFRAFLNQVGLPAISRREFAGPRLDAKFEEAKAESEARIRDAMFFQIASDGWQPKHHGFLGAENLVNLTVNLPNGTSVFRRAVFVSGNVPPKYAEEVLWETITGICGNAVQQCVGVVADKFKAKALKNLENQNHWMVNLSCQYQGFNSLIKDFSKELPLFQKVTENCLKVANFVNNHSQVRNIFQKYQLQEYRHVELLRVPVREHEKLNFEPVYTMLEDILNSARALQLVLIDESYKIVSVEDPIAREFAEMGRDMRFWSELEAVHSLVKLIKEMAQEIETERPLVGQCLPLWNELRAKVKDWCSKFHIDEAPVEKVIDRRFKKNYHPAWAAAFILDPLYLIRDTSGKYLPPFKCLTPDQEKDVDKLITRLVSREEAHIALMELMKWRTDGLEPVYAQAVQLKERDPITGKMKTANPQSSRLVWETYLTEFKSLAKVAVRLIFLHATSCGFKCNLSFLRWVCANGHSRAGMYRAQKMIFIAAHSKLERRDFSNDEDKDAELLASTNGEDDVLNEVFVDSSSV
- the LOC117933455 gene encoding uncharacterized protein LOC117933455 isoform X1, translating into MAATNTTPPIDSSSAEELTAKAVHKRYEGLVMVRTKAIKGKGAWYWAHLEPLLVHNNDTGLPKAVKLRCSLCEAVFSASNPSRTASEHLKRGTCPNFNSVPKPISSISPSSMASPSSSVQHNHRKRSSSSSGGGGGGVGGGGSSASYQVSPLAMVDPSRFCGELAYSPAVSTTVVTASTGSLLPQQHLMLSGGKEDLGALAMLEDSVKKLKSPKTSPGPALSKTQIDSAFDFLADWLYESCGSVSFSSLDHPKFRAFLNQVGLPAISRREFAGPRLDAKFEEAKAESEARIRDAMFFQIASDGWQPKHHGFLGAENLVNLTVNLPNGTSVFRRAVFVSGNVPPKYAEEVLWETITGICGNAVQQCVGVVADKFKAKALKNLENQNHWMVNLSCQYQGFNSLIKDFSKELPLFQKVTENCLKVANFVNNHSQVRNIFQKYQLQEYRHVELLRVPVREHEKLNFEPVYTMLEDILNSARALQLVLIDESYKIVSVEDPIAREFAEMGRDMRFWSELEAVHSLVKLIKEMAQEIETERPLVGQCLPLWNELRAKVKDWCSKFHIDEAPVEKVIDRRFKKNYHPAWAAAFILDPLYLIRDTSGKYLPPFKCLTPDQEKDVDKLITRLVSREEAHIALMELMKWRTDGLEPVYAQAVQLKERDPITGKMKTANPQSSRLVWETYLTEFKSLAKVAVRLIFLHATSCGFKCNLSFLRWVCANGHSRAGMYRAQKMIFIAAHSKLERRDFSNDEDKDAELLASTNGEDDVLNEVFVDSSSVNNGQKYCWTGDAAMRCVIVNGDGCSMIKEELIEGIQGRT